From Pseudofrankia saprophytica, a single genomic window includes:
- a CDS encoding DEAD/DEAH box helicase family protein, giving the protein MGNFGFLQAEWPDLCKEAGQAERNALVDPRAACFYARRTLELAIHWLYDVDTSLKPPYKDQLAALIAEPTMVTLVGQTRRIKMDAIRKQGNVAVHHKTPVAENDALRSLTELFHILYWIARTYTRDPANLPADRLGFERNLLPRPVDVRQQTMAALKKQEAQFLAQQAAQAEKLAEERERNAQLAARIEQLRAELAVAKAANTARPDTHDYNEADTRAYIVDLLLKEAGWPLDKAQDREFPVTGMPITASNKSGNGKVDYVLWDDDGKPLALIEAKRTTKDAITGQHQAKLYADCLEKSHGQRPVIFYTNGYTTWLWDDYPVAGYAPREVQGFYTKDELRLLVLRRAMRRPLAAESINDDIVNRAYQSRAIRRIGEAFEEKQRGALLVMATGAGKTRTVVALVDQLARANWVKRVLFLADRQALVRQATNAFKAHLPGMPVVNLLEEKNETAQVYVSTYPTMMNLIDEVDAGGRRRFGPGYFDLVVVDEAHRSIFQKYRSIFDYFDSLIVGLTATPRGEIHRNTYELFGLEDRVPTDVYDLTEAVQDGYLAPPRAVDVPLKFQRHGIRYDELSEDDKEKWDAAEWSEDGSVPYEVRSDELNTFLFNADTVDKAIEVLMTRGLRVAAGDRPGKTIIFAKNQAHANFIAERFDKNYPEHQGELARVITYQTSYAQDLIDKFSDPEKAPHIAISVDMLDTGIDVPEVVNLVFFKLIRSKIKFAQMIGRGTRLCADLFGPGRDKNEFLVFDLCQNVEYFNQNMAIEERTPAPSLGQRIFQRRADVLLHLDDRLAHAGTTPDGTGPASADPSASNPDDVVSGEAELRADLARRLRDQVTGMNPENFLVRPHREQVDTYSAANSWKKITSAEHGDLEKLAGLPSAYQDDPAGEEAKRFDLLILRLQLACLGAEAGFATMRARVQEIAAALLTQTTIPAVRDQAEFLDELTTGTWWQNVTLPMLENVRHRVRTLVRLIEKSKRNIVYTDFEDELGEIGELALTWQPRGDDFEKKIRTYLRSHEDQLAIQKLRRNLQITTVDLGELEKVFLETGLGNDEDIEQAKTRHHGLGLFLRSLTGLDREVATRAFDRFQAGRALTANQLHFLGKIVEVLTARGLLEVGDLYEPPFRQLSPSGPERFFTESDIDTLDTIFEEIRGTATPRSEAA; this is encoded by the coding sequence GTGGGCAACTTCGGCTTTCTGCAGGCAGAGTGGCCGGACCTGTGCAAGGAGGCGGGGCAGGCCGAGCGGAACGCGCTGGTGGACCCACGGGCGGCGTGCTTCTATGCGCGGCGAACGCTGGAGCTGGCGATTCACTGGCTGTACGACGTGGACACTTCGCTGAAGCCGCCGTACAAGGACCAGCTGGCCGCGCTGATCGCCGAGCCGACGATGGTGACGCTGGTCGGGCAGACACGCCGGATCAAGATGGACGCGATCCGCAAGCAGGGCAACGTGGCCGTCCACCACAAGACGCCGGTCGCCGAGAACGATGCCCTCCGGTCGCTGACCGAGCTGTTCCACATCCTGTACTGGATCGCCCGCACCTACACCCGCGACCCGGCGAATCTACCGGCCGACAGGCTGGGCTTCGAACGGAACCTGCTTCCCCGCCCGGTCGACGTCCGCCAGCAGACGATGGCCGCGCTGAAGAAGCAGGAGGCGCAGTTCCTCGCCCAGCAGGCCGCGCAGGCGGAGAAGCTGGCCGAGGAGCGGGAGCGCAATGCGCAGCTCGCCGCCAGGATCGAGCAGCTGCGTGCCGAGCTCGCCGTGGCCAAGGCGGCGAACACGGCCCGGCCGGACACCCACGACTACAACGAGGCCGATACCCGGGCGTACATCGTCGACCTGCTGCTCAAGGAGGCCGGCTGGCCACTCGACAAGGCGCAGGACCGCGAGTTCCCCGTCACCGGGATGCCCATCACCGCCAGCAACAAGAGCGGCAACGGCAAGGTCGACTACGTGCTGTGGGACGACGACGGCAAGCCCCTCGCGCTCATCGAGGCCAAGCGGACCACCAAGGACGCGATCACCGGCCAGCACCAGGCGAAGCTGTACGCCGACTGTCTGGAGAAGAGTCACGGCCAACGCCCGGTCATCTTCTACACGAACGGCTATACGACCTGGCTGTGGGACGACTATCCCGTCGCCGGCTACGCACCGCGCGAGGTCCAGGGCTTCTACACCAAGGATGAGCTGCGCTTACTCGTCCTGCGGCGGGCGATGCGCAGGCCGCTCGCCGCCGAGTCGATCAACGACGACATCGTGAACCGGGCGTACCAGTCACGGGCGATCCGCCGGATCGGCGAGGCGTTCGAGGAGAAGCAGCGCGGCGCGTTGCTGGTCATGGCGACCGGCGCCGGCAAGACCCGCACGGTGGTCGCCCTGGTGGACCAGCTCGCCCGGGCCAACTGGGTGAAGCGGGTGCTCTTCCTCGCCGACCGGCAGGCGCTCGTCAGGCAGGCCACGAACGCCTTCAAGGCGCACCTGCCGGGCATGCCGGTCGTCAACCTGCTGGAGGAGAAGAACGAGACCGCCCAGGTCTACGTCAGCACCTACCCGACGATGATGAACCTGATCGACGAGGTGGATGCCGGCGGGCGGCGCCGGTTCGGACCCGGCTACTTCGACCTGGTGGTCGTCGACGAGGCGCACCGGTCGATCTTCCAGAAGTACCGGTCGATCTTCGACTACTTCGACTCCCTGATCGTCGGCCTGACCGCCACCCCGCGCGGCGAGATCCACCGCAACACCTACGAGCTGTTCGGCCTGGAGGACCGGGTGCCCACGGATGTCTACGACCTTACGGAGGCCGTCCAGGACGGTTACCTCGCGCCGCCGCGGGCCGTCGATGTGCCGTTGAAGTTCCAGCGGCACGGCATCCGCTACGACGAGCTGTCCGAGGACGACAAGGAGAAGTGGGACGCCGCCGAGTGGAGCGAGGACGGCTCCGTCCCGTACGAGGTGCGCTCCGACGAGCTCAACACGTTCCTGTTCAACGCGGACACCGTCGACAAGGCCATTGAGGTCCTGATGACGCGAGGCCTGCGGGTCGCGGCCGGCGACCGCCCGGGAAAGACGATCATCTTCGCGAAGAACCAGGCCCACGCGAACTTCATCGCCGAGCGGTTCGACAAGAACTATCCCGAACACCAGGGCGAGCTCGCCCGGGTGATCACCTACCAGACGTCCTACGCCCAGGACCTGATCGACAAGTTCTCCGACCCGGAGAAGGCGCCGCACATCGCGATCTCGGTCGACATGCTCGACACCGGCATCGACGTGCCCGAGGTCGTCAACCTGGTGTTCTTCAAGCTGATCCGCTCGAAGATCAAGTTCGCACAGATGATCGGCCGGGGCACCCGGCTGTGCGCCGACCTGTTCGGCCCGGGCCGAGACAAGAACGAGTTCCTCGTCTTCGACCTCTGCCAGAACGTCGAGTACTTCAACCAGAACATGGCCATCGAGGAGCGCACGCCGGCGCCCTCGCTCGGCCAGCGCATCTTCCAGCGCCGCGCAGACGTGTTGCTGCACCTGGACGACCGGCTCGCCCACGCCGGCACAACTCCCGACGGCACCGGGCCAGCCTCGGCAGACCCCAGCGCCAGTAACCCCGATGACGTGGTCAGCGGCGAGGCCGAGCTGCGGGCAGATCTCGCCCGCCGGCTGCGCGACCAGGTGACCGGGATGAACCCGGAGAACTTCCTGGTCCGCCCGCACCGCGAGCAGGTCGACACCTACTCCGCCGCCAACAGCTGGAAGAAGATCACATCGGCGGAGCACGGCGACCTGGAGAAGCTGGCCGGACTGCCGAGCGCCTACCAGGACGACCCGGCCGGCGAGGAGGCCAAGCGCTTCGACCTGCTGATCCTGCGCCTCCAGCTGGCCTGCCTCGGCGCGGAGGCCGGGTTCGCCACGATGCGCGCGCGGGTCCAGGAGATCGCCGCCGCGCTGCTCACCCAGACCACCATCCCCGCGGTCCGCGACCAGGCCGAGTTCCTCGACGAGCTGACCACGGGCACCTGGTGGCAGAACGTCACCCTGCCGATGCTGGAGAACGTCCGCCATCGCGTGCGTACCCTCGTCCGGCTGATCGAGAAATCCAAGCGCAACATCGTCTACACCGACTTCGAGGACGAGCTTGGGGAGATCGGCGAGCTTGCCCTCACCTGGCAGCCGCGCGGGGACGACTTCGAGAAGAAGATCCGCACCTACCTGCGCAGCCACGAGGACCAGCTCGCCATCCAGAAGCTGCGCCGCAACCTCCAGATCACGACGGTCGACCTCGGCGAGCTGGAAAAAGTGTTCCTGGAGACTGGCCTCGGCAACGATGAGGACATCGAACAGGCGAAGACCAGGCATCACGGCCTCGGCCTGTTCCTGCGTTCGCTCACCGGCCTCGACCGTGAAGTCGCCACCCGGGCGTTCGACCGCTTCCAGGCAGGCCGCGCCCTGACCGCCAACCAGCTTCACTTCCTCGGCAAGATCGTCGAAGTTCTCACGGCTCGTGGTCTGCTTGAGGTCGGCGACCTCTACGAACCCCCGTTCCGGCAGCTCTCGCCGAGCGGGCCGGAAAGGTTCTTCACGGAATCGGACATCGACACGCTCGACACGATCTTCGAGGAGATCCGGGGCACCGCTACTCCGCGGTCGGAGGCGGCCTAG
- the rbfA gene encoding 30S ribosome-binding factor RbfA, with protein MADPARARRLAVRVREVVAAALERGVKDPRLGMVTITDARVTPDLMEATVFYTVYGDDEARASSARALESAKGLLRSQVGKATGVKSTPTLTFVHDRLPDDAQHLNALLEVAKARDAQVASVREGASPAGDPDPYRHPRVIEDDDDLEDFEDVDDFDDIDDRGVVKGLDDAGAGDLADADDLADDDNGLGGEAGQERPVGGVGR; from the coding sequence ATGGCTGACCCCGCCCGCGCGCGTCGGCTGGCGGTGCGAGTCCGGGAGGTCGTCGCTGCCGCGCTGGAGCGTGGCGTCAAGGATCCCCGGCTGGGGATGGTGACCATCACGGACGCCCGGGTGACCCCGGACCTGATGGAGGCGACCGTCTTCTACACGGTCTACGGCGACGACGAGGCCCGCGCCTCGTCGGCGCGCGCACTGGAGTCGGCGAAGGGCCTGCTGCGCTCCCAGGTGGGCAAGGCGACCGGCGTGAAGTCGACGCCGACGCTGACCTTCGTGCACGACCGGCTGCCCGACGACGCCCAGCACCTCAACGCTCTGCTCGAGGTCGCCAAGGCCAGGGACGCCCAGGTCGCCTCCGTCCGCGAGGGCGCGAGCCCGGCGGGCGACCCTGACCCGTACCGGCACCCACGCGTGATCGAGGACGACGACGATCTCGAGGACTTCGAGGACGTCGACGACTTTGACGACATCGACGACCGTGGCGTCGTCAAGGGCCTGGACGACGCCGGCGCCGGGGACCTCGCCGACGCCGACGACCTCGCGGACGATGACAACGGTCTCGGAGGCGAGGCGGGCCAGGAACGACCCGTGGGAGGCGTCGGGCGATGA
- a CDS encoding restriction endonuclease subunit S has product MTAAWDLVPFESAVTDISSKGPTVAQSEYLRSGTFPIVDQGKKPVAGFTDNPALLHGAKSPAIIFGDHTRIFKYVDFPFCVGAQGVKVLQPADGFEPRFLFHYLRQLKIPASGYSRHFKVLREFGIVRPPTEVQHHIADVLDRADSLRARRREAIGWLNELAQSIFIEIFGDPASNPGGWPVQQISDLTDSVTYGTSERADIVGELPVLRMGNLTTTGEVDLGDLKFLPRAATPDKHIVRRGDILFNRTNSPDLVGKTALYRGDEPLAYAGYLIRVRTNGLADAEYVAAFLNTPYAKRVLRGMCKTIIGMANINAKQLQSINIPVPPLDRQRRFARTIQEIVKLRATQRGHLAELDKLFASLQHRAFRGEL; this is encoded by the coding sequence ATGACCGCCGCGTGGGACCTGGTGCCATTCGAGTCGGCAGTCACGGACATCTCGTCGAAGGGTCCGACCGTCGCGCAGTCGGAATATTTGCGGTCCGGCACCTTCCCAATCGTCGATCAAGGAAAGAAGCCCGTGGCGGGGTTCACCGACAATCCCGCACTGCTACACGGTGCCAAATCTCCAGCGATCATATTCGGTGATCACACCAGGATTTTCAAGTATGTGGACTTCCCGTTCTGCGTGGGCGCCCAGGGCGTGAAGGTCCTCCAGCCCGCGGACGGTTTCGAGCCTCGATTTCTCTTTCATTATCTGCGGCAGCTCAAGATTCCCGCTTCGGGGTACTCGCGGCACTTCAAGGTCCTTCGCGAGTTCGGCATAGTTCGACCGCCGACGGAGGTCCAACACCACATCGCGGACGTCCTGGACCGAGCGGACTCGCTTCGTGCCCGGCGACGGGAGGCGATCGGGTGGCTCAACGAGCTTGCCCAGTCGATCTTCATCGAGATCTTCGGTGACCCGGCATCAAATCCTGGCGGGTGGCCCGTCCAACAGATCAGCGATCTCACGGATTCCGTCACGTACGGGACCAGTGAGCGCGCGGACATTGTTGGCGAACTTCCCGTCCTACGCATGGGAAACCTGACCACGACCGGCGAGGTTGATCTCGGCGACCTGAAGTTCCTCCCGCGCGCCGCTACCCCCGACAAGCACATCGTCCGCCGCGGGGACATCCTTTTCAATCGTACGAACAGCCCCGATCTGGTCGGCAAGACCGCACTCTACCGAGGTGACGAGCCACTCGCCTACGCCGGCTATCTAATACGGGTCCGTACCAACGGCCTAGCCGACGCCGAGTATGTCGCCGCTTTCCTGAACACCCCGTACGCGAAGCGCGTTCTTCGCGGAATGTGCAAGACCATAATCGGCATGGCGAACATCAACGCCAAGCAGCTTCAGTCGATCAACATACCAGTCCCCCCACTTGATCGACAACGCAGGTTCGCGCGCACCATTCAGGAGATCGTCAAGCTGAGGGCAACGCAGCGCGGACATCTCGCCGAACTCGACAAACTTTTCGCGTCCCTCCAGCACCGAGCCTTCCGGGGTGAGCTGTAG
- the truB gene encoding tRNA pseudouridine(55) synthase TruB produces MTLPTTPTAASTAAEASHSASPGTSRAVLDGLVVLDKPQGWTSHDVVARARRILRTRKIGHAGTLDPMATGVLLLGVGRATKLLGHLALTSKEYEAVIRLGATTVTDDAEGEVLDERPVDAAPERLAAAMAALTGAIDQVPSSVSAVKVDGKRAYARVRSGEDVVLAARRVTISAFELRERLDRATGAPDPAGTDLAVRVACSSGTYIRAIARDLGAALGCGGHLTALRRTSVGPFAVTEALGMDAFAERAAAAVTPLADAVATAFPVRRVDASQAAAVAHGRRLPAAGLVGPYGVLAADGTALALAEDHAGECRYLVVFAPAG; encoded by the coding sequence ATGACCCTGCCGACGACGCCCACCGCCGCCTCCACCGCGGCCGAGGCCTCCCACTCCGCGTCGCCCGGGACCAGCCGGGCCGTGCTCGATGGGCTGGTCGTCCTCGACAAGCCCCAGGGCTGGACCTCGCACGACGTCGTCGCCAGGGCACGGCGGATCCTGCGCACCCGCAAGATCGGCCACGCCGGCACCCTGGACCCGATGGCGACCGGGGTCCTGCTGCTCGGCGTCGGGCGCGCGACGAAGCTGCTCGGGCACCTCGCGCTCACCAGCAAGGAGTACGAGGCGGTCATCCGTCTCGGCGCCACCACGGTCACCGACGACGCCGAGGGCGAGGTGCTCGACGAGCGCCCGGTGGATGCCGCGCCCGAGAGGCTCGCCGCCGCCATGGCGGCGCTGACCGGTGCCATCGACCAGGTCCCGTCCAGTGTCAGCGCCGTGAAGGTCGACGGGAAACGGGCCTATGCCCGCGTCCGCTCCGGCGAGGACGTCGTGCTCGCCGCCCGCCGGGTCACGATCAGCGCCTTCGAGCTGCGCGAGCGCCTCGACCGTGCCACCGGCGCGCCCGACCCGGCCGGCACCGACCTCGCCGTCCGGGTCGCCTGCTCCAGCGGCACCTACATTCGGGCGATCGCGCGTGACCTGGGAGCGGCGCTCGGCTGCGGCGGCCACCTGACCGCGCTGCGGCGTACCTCGGTCGGTCCGTTCGCGGTCACGGAGGCGCTCGGCATGGACGCCTTCGCCGAGCGTGCCGCCGCGGCCGTGACGCCGCTCGCCGACGCCGTGGCCACCGCCTTCCCCGTCCGGCGGGTGGATGCCTCCCAGGCGGCCGCGGTGGCCCACGGCCGCCGCCTGCCCGCCGCCGGCCTCGTCGGCCCCTACGGCGTCCTCGCCGCCGATGGCACCGCTCTCGCTCTCGCCGAGGACCACGCCGGCGAGTGCCGCTACCTGGTCGTCTTCGCCCCGGCCGGCTGA
- a CDS encoding restriction endonuclease subunit S, translating into MAYSTYRLDDVCEIIMGQAPRGEAYNTELEGWPLIAGPGDFGLVRPSPKKFTRKASKISRPGDVIVGIRASIGSRVLADGEYCLGRGVAALRPLPGLHSQFLWHWLGHSAAMLASKGRGATFKQLSREDIGELEISLPSVEEQDRRAKILDQAEILLARRQEAITLFDDLAAATFIDMFGDPASNPHDWNSSTIGHVAEQVTDGEHLTPRREAEGIKLLSARNVRDGYIDFSNVDHIGPEEHARIRRRCDPRRGDVLISCSGTIGRVAPVETDEPFSLVRSAALVRPRMSLVTTDYLAGYLRTPALRARMLRAARSSSHANLFQGPLRNLPVLCPPIGLQVEFGLRIRSIARLRGAHTAHLAKLEDLFSALRYRAFEGKL; encoded by the coding sequence ATGGCCTACTCGACATACAGGCTCGACGATGTCTGCGAAATAATCATGGGCCAAGCCCCTCGGGGAGAGGCCTACAATACGGAACTCGAGGGCTGGCCGCTGATCGCCGGCCCCGGCGATTTCGGGCTCGTCCGCCCCTCGCCGAAGAAGTTCACCAGGAAGGCGTCGAAGATCTCACGGCCCGGCGATGTGATCGTCGGGATTCGAGCATCGATCGGGTCCAGGGTTCTGGCCGACGGCGAGTACTGCCTTGGACGGGGTGTAGCCGCCCTGCGACCGCTCCCCGGCCTCCACTCCCAGTTTCTCTGGCACTGGCTGGGCCATAGCGCGGCGATGCTGGCCAGCAAGGGAAGAGGGGCCACGTTCAAGCAGCTCAGCCGGGAAGACATAGGCGAGCTGGAGATTTCCCTGCCCTCGGTCGAGGAACAGGACCGGCGCGCGAAGATCCTCGATCAGGCGGAAATACTGCTGGCACGGCGGCAGGAGGCGATCACTCTCTTCGACGACCTCGCGGCGGCAACCTTCATCGACATGTTCGGTGACCCGGCGTCAAACCCGCATGATTGGAACTCGTCGACCATCGGGCACGTCGCGGAGCAGGTGACCGACGGGGAGCATCTCACTCCGCGGAGAGAAGCGGAAGGAATCAAGCTGCTGTCCGCCCGCAACGTCCGAGACGGGTACATCGACTTCTCGAACGTCGACCACATCGGGCCCGAGGAGCACGCGCGAATCAGGCGGCGCTGCGATCCCCGCCGAGGGGATGTCTTGATATCCTGCTCGGGAACCATCGGCCGAGTGGCTCCGGTGGAGACAGACGAGCCCTTCTCCCTAGTTCGTAGCGCCGCACTGGTGAGACCGAGAATGTCTCTCGTCACGACGGACTACCTAGCCGGCTATCTCCGGACTCCGGCACTCAGGGCTCGCATGTTGCGGGCGGCACGGTCGTCGAGTCATGCGAATCTCTTTCAGGGTCCGCTGAGAAATCTTCCCGTTCTTTGCCCACCCATCGGGCTACAGGTCGAGTTCGGGCTGAGGATTCGAAGCATCGCACGTCTGCGGGGCGCCCACACCGCCCATCTCGCCAAACTCGAGGATCTCTTTTCCGCTCTCAGGTACCGCGCGTTCGAGGGAAAGCTGTAG
- a CDS encoding DUF503 domain-containing protein has protein sequence MWIGLLSVDGVFGDVHSLKEKRSLVRPVVAELRKRFPVSVAEVDHHDLHRRVKIGIAVVAADRGFCVDVLDGCERLVAEHPELEILESRRRLLAEDDVDEAPREAPYRA, from the coding sequence ATGTGGATAGGTCTGCTCAGCGTGGACGGGGTGTTTGGTGACGTCCACTCGCTGAAGGAGAAACGGTCGCTCGTGCGGCCGGTCGTGGCCGAGTTGCGCAAGCGGTTCCCGGTGAGCGTGGCCGAGGTGGACCACCACGACCTGCACCGGCGGGTGAAGATCGGCATCGCGGTCGTGGCCGCGGACAGGGGCTTCTGCGTCGACGTGCTCGACGGCTGTGAGCGTCTGGTCGCCGAACACCCGGAGCTGGAGATTCTGGAGTCGCGCCGTCGTCTTCTCGCCGAGGACGACGTCGACGAGGCGCCCCGGGAGGCCCCGTACCGGGCCTGA
- a CDS encoding type I restriction-modification system subunit M translates to MLTGDLRSKIDRVWDAFWSGGISNPLEVIEQITYLMFIRRLDDLETGKENRAKRTKRPAENLLYAAEAQELRWKNLKAQGSPEATFALVRDKIFPWLRQLGGEGSTYALHMRDARFTIPTANLLSKVIDMLDEVLGDQQLFDERDTKGDLYEYMLSKIATAGQNGQFRTPRHIIELMVAMTAPGPGDTICDPACGTAGFLVASAAYLQRTHGDSLLDPATRRHYDHEMFHGFDFDGTMLRIGSMNMLLHEVEQPDIRYRDSLAQSAAGEAGKYSLILANPPFAGSLDNETTAKDLLAVVRTRKTELLFIALFLRLLRPGGRAAVIVPDGVLFGSTKAHKDLRKILIEEHKLDAVVKLPGGVFKPYAGVSTAILFFTRTDSGGTDDVWFYEVTADGWSLDDKRAPLLPDEKLGALPAVPLDEAEHAKNNLPDVLQRWGKRMGSERKRARTDQSFCVPKADIAANAYDLSLSRYKEIIHAEVEHRPPLAILEDLERLEAEIQQGMSELKGLLG, encoded by the coding sequence GTGCTTACAGGTGATCTACGAAGCAAGATCGATCGGGTCTGGGACGCGTTCTGGTCGGGTGGGATCTCCAACCCGCTGGAGGTCATCGAACAGATCACCTACCTGATGTTCATCCGCCGGCTCGACGACCTTGAGACTGGCAAGGAGAACCGGGCGAAGCGCACCAAGCGGCCCGCGGAGAACCTGCTGTACGCCGCGGAGGCGCAGGAGCTGCGCTGGAAGAACCTCAAGGCGCAGGGCAGCCCCGAGGCGACGTTCGCGCTGGTACGGGACAAGATCTTCCCCTGGCTGCGCCAGCTCGGCGGCGAGGGGTCGACCTACGCGCTGCACATGCGCGACGCCCGGTTCACGATCCCGACAGCGAACCTGCTGAGCAAGGTCATCGACATGCTCGACGAGGTCCTCGGCGACCAGCAACTGTTCGACGAGCGTGACACCAAGGGCGACCTCTACGAGTACATGCTCAGCAAAATCGCCACCGCTGGACAGAACGGCCAGTTCCGCACGCCGCGACACATCATCGAACTGATGGTGGCGATGACCGCTCCTGGACCCGGCGACACGATCTGCGACCCGGCCTGCGGCACCGCGGGCTTCCTCGTCGCAAGCGCGGCCTACCTGCAGCGGACCCACGGCGACTCGCTGCTCGACCCGGCCACCCGTCGGCACTACGACCACGAGATGTTCCACGGCTTCGACTTCGACGGCACGATGCTCCGGATAGGCAGCATGAACATGCTGCTACACGAGGTCGAGCAGCCCGACATCCGCTACCGCGACTCGCTCGCCCAGAGCGCCGCCGGGGAGGCCGGCAAGTACTCGCTGATCCTCGCCAACCCGCCGTTCGCCGGCAGCCTCGACAATGAGACGACCGCCAAGGACCTGCTCGCCGTCGTCAGGACCAGGAAGACCGAGCTGCTGTTCATCGCGCTGTTCCTGCGGCTGCTCAGGCCGGGCGGCCGGGCAGCGGTCATCGTGCCGGACGGCGTGCTCTTCGGCTCGACGAAGGCGCACAAAGACCTGCGGAAGATCCTCATCGAGGAACACAAGCTCGACGCGGTGGTCAAGCTACCTGGCGGCGTCTTCAAGCCGTACGCCGGAGTCTCGACCGCGATCCTGTTCTTCACTCGGACGGACAGCGGTGGCACCGACGACGTCTGGTTCTACGAGGTGACCGCCGACGGCTGGAGCCTCGACGACAAGCGCGCCCCGCTGTTGCCGGACGAGAAGCTCGGCGCGCTCCCCGCCGTCCCGCTGGACGAGGCCGAGCACGCGAAGAACAACCTGCCCGACGTTCTCCAGCGCTGGGGCAAGCGGATGGGCAGCGAACGCAAGCGCGCCCGCACCGACCAGAGCTTCTGCGTCCCCAAAGCCGACATCGCCGCCAATGCCTACGACCTAAGCCTCAGCCGCTACAAGGAAATCATCCACGCCGAGGTCGAGCACCGCCCACCGCTGGCGATTCTCGAGGACTTGGAACGCCTCGAGGCCGAGATCCAGCAGGGCATGTCAGAGTTGAAGGGCCTGCTGGGATGA
- a CDS encoding DHH family phosphoesterase: MSPDAAGLLRQAVADGWAVGLFAHANPDSDTLGSALALGLALREAGADVVVSFDADPFRVPDGLAFLPGRELLAAPADLPGDLDLVVTLDAAAPHMLGVLAARMTAAPRSLVVDHHRSSAEFGQVRLVDPDAPSTSTVVLELLDRLGLPLDALVATALYAGLATDTGSFRQATASPAAHRAAARLVEAGADPTVIGWSVWGIHRFGYLGLLAEVLGRAGLSESSDAPGHRLAWTYITAADLTQRGLRLEHVEGVVDVLWGVLEADLAAVAKELPGGGWTVSLRSRGLIDVGALAAELGGGGHREKAGFLVGGPEEGDAAHGRPSDGRPGAEPDERSDEERRVGEIVGGILNQVRRVASGHSGVGPLGWSTTRVTRLSDLPPV; the protein is encoded by the coding sequence ATGAGCCCCGACGCGGCTGGCCTGCTGCGGCAGGCCGTCGCCGACGGCTGGGCCGTCGGGCTGTTCGCTCACGCCAACCCGGACTCCGACACCCTCGGCTCGGCACTCGCGCTGGGGCTCGCGCTGCGGGAGGCCGGAGCGGACGTCGTCGTCTCGTTCGACGCCGACCCGTTCCGAGTGCCCGACGGCCTGGCCTTCCTGCCGGGGCGGGAGCTGCTGGCGGCGCCCGCGGATCTCCCGGGCGACCTCGATCTGGTCGTCACCCTCGACGCCGCGGCGCCGCACATGCTGGGCGTGCTCGCGGCCCGGATGACGGCCGCCCCGCGCTCCCTCGTCGTCGATCACCATCGCTCCAGCGCCGAGTTCGGGCAGGTCAGGCTCGTCGACCCGGATGCGCCGTCGACGTCGACGGTCGTGCTGGAGCTGCTCGACCGGCTCGGGCTGCCGCTGGACGCACTCGTCGCGACCGCGCTCTACGCCGGGCTCGCGACCGACACCGGCTCGTTCCGGCAGGCGACGGCAAGCCCCGCCGCGCACCGGGCCGCCGCCCGGCTGGTGGAGGCCGGTGCCGACCCGACCGTGATCGGCTGGTCGGTGTGGGGCATCCACCGGTTCGGCTACCTGGGCCTGCTCGCCGAGGTGCTCGGCCGCGCCGGCCTCTCGGAGTCCTCCGACGCCCCGGGGCACCGGCTGGCGTGGACCTACATCACCGCCGCGGACCTCACCCAGCGCGGGCTGCGGCTGGAGCACGTCGAGGGCGTCGTCGACGTGCTGTGGGGTGTGCTGGAAGCGGATCTCGCCGCGGTGGCCAAGGAGCTTCCCGGCGGCGGCTGGACCGTCTCGCTGCGCTCGCGCGGGCTGATCGACGTCGGTGCCCTCGCCGCGGAGCTCGGCGGCGGCGGACACCGCGAGAAGGCCGGATTCCTCGTCGGCGGGCCCGAGGAGGGCGACGCGGCCCATGGCCGGCCGAGCGACGGCCGGCCGGGCGCGGAGCCCGATGAGCGGTCCGATGAGGAGCGGCGCGTCGGCGAGATCGTCGGAGGGATCCTGAACCAGGTGCGCCGGGTGGCCTCGGGCCACAGTGGCGTGGGCCCACTGGGCTGGAGCACCACCCGCGTCACGCGGCTGTCCGACCTGCCGCCGGTGTGA